A single Chitinispirillales bacterium DNA region contains:
- a CDS encoding IS5/IS1182 family transposase gives FKVISEKYRNRRKRFKLRFNLIAGICNYENNY, from the coding sequence GATTTAAGGTAATATCTGAAAAATACAGAAACAGAAGAAAAAGATTTAAACTAAGGTTTAATTTAATAGCGGGGATATGCAATTATGAAAATAATTATTGA